In Dyella terrae, one DNA window encodes the following:
- the hutU gene encoding urocanate hydratase, which yields MNAPTRIDTTRTIRAPRGSELSCKSWLTEAPFRMLQNNLDPEVAENPAELVVYGGIGRAARNWECFDAILRALRDLNDDETLLIQSGKPVGVFPSHPDAPRVLLANSNLVPAWANWEHFNELDKKGLMMYGQMTAGSWIYIGSQGIVQGTYETFVEMGRQHYGGNLAGRWILTAGLGGMGGAQPLAASLAGACSLNIECQQSRIDFRLKTRYVDEQATDIDDALARMAKYTAAGEAKSIALLGNAADILPELVRRGVRPDGVTDQTSAHDPVNGYLPSGWTVEEWFERRKSDPAGTAKAAKASMRTHVEAMLAFQKMGVPTFDYGNNIRQMAKDEGCANAFDFPGFVPAYVRPLFCRGVGPFRWVALSGDPEDIYKTDQKVKEIIADDPHLHRWLDMARERISFQGLPARICWVGLGLRHKLGLAFNEMVRNGELKAPIVIGRDHLDSGSVASPNRETEAMKDGSDAVSDWPLLNAMLNVAGGATWVSLHHGGGVGMGYSQHSGVVIVCDGSEAADRRLARVLWNDPGTGVMRHADAGYDIAIDCAREQGLKLPMI from the coding sequence ATGAATGCCCCGACACGCATCGATACCACCCGCACCATCCGCGCTCCCCGCGGCAGTGAGCTGAGCTGCAAGAGCTGGCTGACCGAGGCGCCGTTCCGCATGCTGCAGAACAACCTCGATCCCGAGGTGGCGGAGAACCCGGCCGAGCTGGTGGTGTACGGCGGTATCGGGCGCGCGGCACGCAATTGGGAATGCTTTGACGCGATCCTGCGGGCACTGCGCGACCTCAACGACGACGAGACGCTGCTGATCCAGTCCGGCAAGCCGGTCGGTGTCTTCCCCTCGCATCCCGATGCGCCGCGCGTTCTGCTGGCCAACTCCAACCTGGTGCCGGCGTGGGCCAACTGGGAGCATTTCAACGAGCTCGATAAGAAGGGACTGATGATGTACGGCCAGATGACGGCCGGTTCGTGGATCTACATCGGCTCCCAGGGCATCGTGCAGGGCACGTACGAAACCTTCGTCGAAATGGGTCGCCAGCACTACGGCGGTAACCTCGCCGGCAGATGGATTCTGACGGCCGGCCTGGGTGGCATGGGCGGTGCGCAGCCGCTCGCGGCATCGCTGGCTGGCGCGTGTTCGCTCAACATCGAATGCCAGCAGAGCCGCATCGATTTCCGATTGAAAACCCGCTACGTCGACGAGCAGGCAACGGACATCGATGACGCGCTTGCGCGCATGGCCAAATACACCGCGGCAGGCGAAGCGAAATCCATCGCGCTGCTCGGCAATGCCGCCGATATCCTGCCCGAACTCGTGCGCCGCGGCGTGCGGCCGGATGGCGTCACCGATCAAACGAGCGCGCACGATCCGGTCAACGGATACCTGCCGTCGGGCTGGACGGTCGAGGAGTGGTTCGAGCGTCGAAAGAGCGATCCTGCGGGCACGGCCAAAGCCGCGAAGGCATCGATGCGCACGCACGTCGAAGCGATGCTCGCGTTCCAGAAAATGGGCGTGCCGACCTTCGACTATGGCAACAACATCCGCCAGATGGCGAAGGACGAAGGCTGCGCGAACGCCTTCGATTTCCCGGGTTTCGTACCGGCGTACGTCCGTCCGCTGTTCTGTCGTGGCGTTGGCCCGTTCCGTTGGGTGGCACTTTCCGGCGATCCGGAAGACATCTACAAGACCGACCAGAAGGTGAAGGAGATCATCGCCGATGACCCGCACCTGCACCGCTGGCTGGACATGGCGCGCGAGCGCATCAGCTTCCAGGGCCTGCCGGCGCGCATTTGCTGGGTTGGCCTTGGTCTTCGCCATAAGCTGGGCTTGGCGTTCAATGAGATGGTTCGCAACGGTGAGTTGAAGGCGCCGATCGTGATCGGTCGCGATCACCTGGACTCCGGTTCGGTGGCCAGCCCGAACCGCGAGACCGAAGCCATGAAGGACGGCAGCGATGCGGTCAGTGACTGGCCGCTGCTCAATGCCATGCTGAACGTTGCTGGCGGCGCGACATGGGTGTCGCTCCACCATGGTGGCGGCGTTGGCATGGGCTACTCGCAGCACTCCGGTGTCGTCATCGTCTGCGATGGCAGCGAAGCGGCCGATCGACGACTGGCACGTGTGCTCTGGAACGACCCGGG